One part of the Bdellovibrio sp. KM01 genome encodes these proteins:
- a CDS encoding glycosyltransferase has protein sequence MLLSVVLTNLNEGATIVEFISRCSSALNKLKQEFDIDGEMIFVDDHSKDFSPHLIKEAIQNDKRIRLLQMTRQMGRDICFFAGLKVAKGDLVVTMDSDLQDPPELFEELVKLWKTTQADVVNTHMVERHGETLYKRIMLKLSYRILSASYPFKYSVDCGNFKLLTRRAVNEILKSGEVDPYFRAYTDWIGLKQAYLPFKRQPRFAGETNFSLGGPRSYLEFFRAWTHFSYFPLHLPFFTGSLFLLGALWSGFSVLKNFNQNSLLLAIISFGFSALFYIVWLFGFYIRQVHTATRNRPHYIVNEQVNLEGH, from the coding sequence ATGCTTCTATCCGTCGTACTGACTAATTTGAATGAGGGCGCTACAATTGTTGAGTTCATCTCAAGATGTTCATCTGCTTTAAATAAACTTAAGCAAGAATTCGACATCGATGGTGAAATGATCTTCGTTGACGATCATTCCAAGGACTTTTCTCCTCACTTGATTAAAGAGGCTATTCAGAACGACAAGCGCATTCGTCTGTTGCAAATGACCCGCCAAATGGGTCGTGATATTTGCTTTTTTGCCGGACTTAAAGTGGCTAAGGGTGACTTGGTGGTCACGATGGATTCCGACCTGCAAGATCCACCAGAGTTATTCGAAGAACTTGTAAAACTTTGGAAGACCACGCAGGCAGATGTCGTAAACACTCATATGGTCGAGCGTCACGGTGAAACGCTTTACAAGCGTATTATGTTGAAGCTTTCATACAGAATTTTGTCGGCGTCTTATCCTTTCAAATACTCAGTCGATTGTGGAAACTTTAAACTTCTCACCCGTCGTGCAGTAAATGAAATTCTAAAGTCGGGTGAGGTGGATCCATACTTTAGAGCTTACACGGATTGGATAGGTTTAAAGCAAGCGTATCTTCCGTTTAAAAGACAGCCGCGTTTCGCGGGCGAAACTAATTTTTCTTTGGGGGGGCCACGCAGCTATCTGGAGTTTTTCCGAGCGTGGACACACTTCTCTTATTTCCCTCTGCATTTGCCATTTTTCACGGGCTCGCTCTTTTTATTGGGGGCATTGTGGAGTGGGTTTTCAGTTCTAAAAAACTTTAATCAAAACAGTTTGCTCCTGGCGATTATTAGTTTTGGCTTTTCGGCACTTTTTTATATTGTATGGCTTTTTGGGTTTTATATTCGTCAAGTGCACACGGCGACTCGTAACCGTCCCCATTATATCGTGAATGAACAGGTGAATTTAGAAGGTCACTGA